In Tepidimicrobium xylanilyticum, the DNA window TTTTTTTTTGTTGATCCTAATTTTAAAACCGAGCAAAATTTTATTGAAGAAGAAGATATTTTTAATGGAGTCGTAGAAGCAGAATGGGGAAAACTTTATGATCCATATAAAAAATATTTAGAAAGCATAACAAAGTATAGGCAACTTAAAGGCAAATTTAAAGGAGTATTGCTTGAAGATAATTACTTATTTATTAATATTTCTGGTGAAATCCATAATTTTAGAATCGATGAAGAAAGCAAAATTATTGATAAGCAGGTTTTAGATTATGATTACAATAAGATATTCGTACATCCTAGATTAAATGACATCCTTTCGTATGATTTAGATGATAAAGCTATGAATAAAATTAATGAAAGATTAGCAATTCTTGTAAGTTCAGATTCTGAAGTCCATGTTATTTTTGATGAAAATAACACACTAAAGTTTTTATGTATAACAAGTGAACTCTATAAAAGTGGGGTGAATAAGTTCTGATGGGAACTAAAAAAGAAATAGCAATTCCTAGTGGGCTTAAATTATTAAGTTCTAATGAACTTAAAACAATAGCAATTACTTGTATGGTTATTCAACATGCTATGTATAGTGGTTTGATAAAAAACTATTTTAATCTACCAGAAGCAATTGGAACAATAACAATGCCTATAATTACTTTTTTACTAGTTGAGGGATATATGCACACTAGAAATGTATACAGATATTTTTTTCGCTTAATAATATTTATGCTTATTTCTGAGTTGCCCTATAGACTAATATTTCCTATGATGCCTCAAGAAGAATTTTATGTTGGAAATATAATGGCAACACTTGCATTAACTCTTGTTGCAATATATCTATTTGATAGAGTAAAAAACATATTATTCTTGATTGGTTTTTCATTTATCTCAATAATTATCTTAGCAAATATATTATCTGTAGATTATGGTTTTTACTCTATAATTTTAGCATTTAACTTCTTTTTCTTCAGAGATAATTCTATTATAAAGCTTATTATATTTTACTTGGTCTATATAACTAGATATTCTAATTTTATAATAGGATTGATAATAGTATGTTTGCTGGCAATGTATAATGATAATATAACCAATAAGAAAAAGTTTTCCTTAAAACAAAAATATATTTATAAATATGGCTATTATTTATTCTATCCATTACATTTTATTGCCTTATATTTGGTTAAATTGAGTAGATGTTTAGTGAAATGATTTCATTTTCAAATTAATGAGAGGTCAAAATGAGTAAAAATGATCTAAATAAGAAAGCAAATATATTTAAAAATTTTATTTGGTCAGTCTTGCAATTATATAGTTTTGATTATAAATATGTAATTTTTCTTATGGTAAATTCAACTTTCAAAGGCGTAATTCCAGTAATATCTATGTTAATTATGCAGAAGCTTATTAATATTGTTCAAATAGGAAAGTTATCTTTTAATAATGTATTACAATTACTCATAGCGATAACATTAATAGAATTATTTCAAGAGATTTGTTTTAACTTTTTCAATTTAAAAATACATAGTTTCGAAATGGAATATAGATTATATTTGCAAACCAGTATTTTAGCAAAGTCATCATTATTAGAAGCTAAAACATTTGAAAACAGTGATACATATGACCTAATTAATCGAATGCAATATGATTCCGAATCTGGAATATTAGGATATATAAAAATAGTCTTTCAAATAATTTCTTCTTCAATAACTTTAATATCATATATAACAATAATTTTTAGTTATAATTGTAAAATATTATTAATAATATCTATATTTCCTATTGTAAAGTATTTTTTTAGCAAAAGGTTCAATATATTAGAATATGACTTAATTAAAAAAAATACAGAAAAGGAGAGAAAAGCTTTTTATTTTTCTTGGATTATTACTAATGGTGATGCTTTTAAGGAAATCAAGTTATATAATTTGTTCAATTTTTTCATTGGCGAATATTCAAGAAATTTAAAGATGAAAAATGATGAAGAGTTAAGTTTGGAAAAGAAAAAAACCATAGTTTATTCCATTATAGGTTTCATTGAAATTATTGTTGACTTTTTTGTCTTATTAGTTTTATTGAAAGAAGCTTATATAAGAAATATTCTTGTTGGTGATTTTGTACTTTATTCTGGTGCTATAACTAATATTAAGCAAAATATGTTATCTATGTTTCAATCCATTGCAGCTTTACATAAAAACAGCTTAATAATAGAACAATTAAAAAGCTATTTTGAATTAGAAAATGAACCACTTATGGAAAATGGAGTTATTATAGATACTATAAAACAGTTAGAATTAGTTAATGTGTCATATAGATATAAAAAGAATTGTGAATATGCTTTAAGGGATATTAATCTAACAATACATGAAAATGAAAAGATTGCTTTACTAGGGCTAAATGGATCAGGAAAAACAACTTTAGTGAAAATAATTATGGGAATATATCACGATTATGAAGGAGAAATATATGTTAATGGTATAAATTTAAAGCAAATCAATATAAAAAGCTATCGTAAAAAAATAGGTGCTCTATTTCAAGATTTCATAAAATATGAATCTAGTATTAGGGATAATATATCATTTGGAAATTTAAAAGAAAGGAATAATGATTCAAAAATTTTATCTTTATTAGATCAATTACAATTAGAATCTTTAAAAAAAAATATTGATGTAGAATTGGGGTACCAGTTTAACAATGGAAGACAAATTTCAATAGGGCAATGGCAAAAAATAGGACTTGGAAGAGCTATAATAAGAGATGCTGATGTGTATATTTTAGATGAACCTAATTCATCTCTTGATAAGATATCAGAAAAACATTTATTGGATTTGCTTAGTAAGTCTTTTGAAAATAAAATTTGCATAATTGTTGTTCATAGATTTAAAGAGTTGGTTGAGAAAGCAGACAAAATTATTGTATTAAACGAAGGTACTATATCTGAAGTTGGTACACATAAAGAATTATTTGATAAAAAGGGAATATATTATAAATTGTACAGCTTGCAAAACAATGGCAATAATATATAAATGATGCTAGCTCATTTATATGTTTATTATAATTTAATTTAAAGGGGGGAAAAAAGTGAGAGTTATTGATGATTTTTCAAATAGGGGTAATATTGAACCTAATGCAGGATGTATATGTAACAGAGAATTGGATAATCATACCGATGTAAGAGGTTGGTGGGATCCAATTATTCGTTGCAAAGCTTCCTGTATAGGTGAAACTAATAAAAATGCTAATAAGAATTGTGCTAAAACAGAAACGAGAACAGGTTAAAAAGACTTTTTGCGATAGTTGGGAGTGGGATTTATTATGATCCCACTCCATTCATATTCAGTAGGCTCTATGTTAATAGTTGGAATGGAATTTTTATCAAAATAATTTAAATAAACAACTGAATATTAGAATCCATTGCATCTACTAAGTATTCTTCAGCAGTTACAATTTTCACTTCTTTAAGCAGTTCCTCCTCTTTAAAGCCCATAATCTCACAAGAAAGCTTACAAGCTTTTAAATTTACCCCTTTATTAATGGCACCCATTAAAAAGTCCTTCAACTTAGGGGAATCGGATTCTTCCATCATTCCAAGGAGCATCTTTTTACCTATTCCTGCAAAATTCATTTTAGAAAGGGGCAACTCTTCTATATGCTTTGGCGTCATGTTAGCAAACATCTTTTCGTAAGCAGTTTTATCCTCTCCCGTCATGCTATTTGGATCCCTCACTAAAAGAAGTCCCCAGAAAGCAAAGAATATGGTTACATCCATATCTATTTCCTTAGCAGAGTTAGCTAGAATTAAAGCAGCTAAAGCCTTATCGTATTCGCCACTAAACATGAGTATGTTCATCTTTTTGGTCATAAAAATCCTCCTTTCCACTATTTTGAGTAGAAAGGTGGGTTTCTATACCTATAATCATAATAATCTGTATTGTTTCCAATTTGTCTTAATAATTCTATCAATACATTTACCTCTTGAAAATCATTATATAGACCATAACTAATCCTTACGGTACCAGCTCTATATAGATTTGGGTCCCTTTTATACTTTTCTATATCTTTTTCTGTAACCTTTAGCAGTTTTTGAATGTAGGGCTGAGCACAAAAACATCCATTTCTTACACCAATGCCCCCTTCCAAAGAAAGGATGGCTGCTACCTTTCCGTGGTATAGTCCTTTTACATTAAAGGATATAATAGAAACCTTGTTTTTTACATTTCCATCATCATAGATTACTATATTGGGGACTGTCTTTAGCCTTTCTAATGTGTATTTGGTCAATTTCCTTTCATAATTAGAGATCCTATTCATATCCAATTTTTTTAAGGTTTTAATGCTTTCAATCAAAGCCACTACTCCAAACAGGTTAGGGGTGCCTGCCTCTTCCTTTTCAGGGGGAGAAGTCCATGTTACTTCTTTTGGGGTTACTAAATCTACAGTGCCTCCACCAACTTGATCAGGAATTCCCGATTGAAAGATGTATTTAGGAGCTATTAATACTCCTATTCCAAAGGGGGCATACATCTTGTGGGCGGAGAAGGCTATAAAATCTATATGGGCTGGATCCTCTACGGGTTTCATATCTACTGGGTGGTGAGGTACCAACTGGGCACCATCTACTAGTATTTTGCTGTTATACCTATGGGCTATTTCAGCTATTTTATGTATTGGATTGATATAGCCTGTTACATTTGAAGCACCGGTGACCGTTACTAATTTTACCCTACCCCTATATTTTTTTAAAAGGGACTCTAAATGATCTAAATCTAATCTTCCCCTTTCATCAACTTCTACATAGTCTACCTTATATCTATGTCTCCAAGGCAGGTCGTTAGAATGATGCTCCATATAGGTTGAAAGAACTATTCCATCCTTAATTTCATCTATTAGCCTGTAAGAAAGCTTGTTGATAGCTTCTGTAGTATTTTTAACGAATATTGCTGTATAGAAATTTTTATCTGCTTTTACAAAATCCAATACCATATATCTAGCTCTATCATAGAGTTGGGAAGATATGATAGATTTATATCCTGTCCCCCTGTGAACAGAAGAATAATAGGGGGAAAAACGGTTAATTTCATGTATCACAGAGGAAAAAGGAGGAGTAGTGGCAGCATTATCAAAGTTTATATAAGGAACCTTATTGCCATTAATAACAGGAACCAACGTGTTAACACCATGGACTAAATTTTTATACATAAAATCACCTATGTTTTCAGTAGTAATACATTATATATTTTTTTAGATAAAAAGGTTCCAGTTAGTATTAAAATTGGTTCCAATTATATGGTACAATATAATCATGAAGTTTATTTACAGGAGGCAGTTTATGAAGAATAAATCTAGCATTTATGCAGACATTTCATTATTAATTGTAGCTATTATATGGGGAAGTGGATTTGTAGTTACAAAGAATACATTAAGCCACATTACGCCCTTTTACCTTTTGGTTTTTAGATTTATGATATCTTTTATATTAATGGCATTAGTTTTTTTCAATAAATTTAAGAAAGCGAAACTTGAAGATTGGAAAGCAGGCTTTTTAATTGGTATCTTTTTATTTGGCGGATTTGCCACCCAAACAGTAGGTCTTAACTATACCACTGCTGGAAAGCAAGCTTTCATAAC includes these proteins:
- a CDS encoding TraX family protein, with translation MGTKKEIAIPSGLKLLSSNELKTIAITCMVIQHAMYSGLIKNYFNLPEAIGTITMPIITFLLVEGYMHTRNVYRYFFRLIIFMLISELPYRLIFPMMPQEEFYVGNIMATLALTLVAIYLFDRVKNILFLIGFSFISIIILANILSVDYGFYSIILAFNFFFFRDNSIIKLIIFYLVYITRYSNFIIGLIIVCLLAMYNDNITNKKKFSLKQKYIYKYGYYLFYPLHFIALYLVKLSRCLVK
- a CDS encoding ATP-binding cassette domain-containing protein, coding for MSKNDLNKKANIFKNFIWSVLQLYSFDYKYVIFLMVNSTFKGVIPVISMLIMQKLINIVQIGKLSFNNVLQLLIAITLIELFQEICFNFFNLKIHSFEMEYRLYLQTSILAKSSLLEAKTFENSDTYDLINRMQYDSESGILGYIKIVFQIISSSITLISYITIIFSYNCKILLIISIFPIVKYFFSKRFNILEYDLIKKNTEKERKAFYFSWIITNGDAFKEIKLYNLFNFFIGEYSRNLKMKNDEELSLEKKKTIVYSIIGFIEIIVDFFVLLVLLKEAYIRNILVGDFVLYSGAITNIKQNMLSMFQSIAALHKNSLIIEQLKSYFELENEPLMENGVIIDTIKQLELVNVSYRYKKNCEYALRDINLTIHENEKIALLGLNGSGKTTLVKIIMGIYHDYEGEIYVNGINLKQINIKSYRKKIGALFQDFIKYESSIRDNISFGNLKERNNDSKILSLLDQLQLESLKKNIDVELGYQFNNGRQISIGQWQKIGLGRAIIRDADVYILDEPNSSLDKISEKHLLDLLSKSFENKICIIVVHRFKELVEKADKIIVLNEGTISEVGTHKELFDKKGIYYKLYSLQNNGNNI
- a CDS encoding DsrE/DsrF/DrsH-like family protein is translated as MTKKMNILMFSGEYDKALAALILANSAKEIDMDVTIFFAFWGLLLVRDPNSMTGEDKTAYEKMFANMTPKHIEELPLSKMNFAGIGKKMLLGMMEESDSPKLKDFLMGAINKGVNLKACKLSCEIMGFKEEELLKEVKIVTAEEYLVDAMDSNIQLFI
- a CDS encoding aminotransferase class V-fold PLP-dependent enzyme → MYKNLVHGVNTLVPVINGNKVPYINFDNAATTPPFSSVIHEINRFSPYYSSVHRGTGYKSIISSQLYDRARYMVLDFVKADKNFYTAIFVKNTTEAINKLSYRLIDEIKDGIVLSTYMEHHSNDLPWRHRYKVDYVEVDERGRLDLDHLESLLKKYRGRVKLVTVTGASNVTGYINPIHKIAEIAHRYNSKILVDGAQLVPHHPVDMKPVEDPAHIDFIAFSAHKMYAPFGIGVLIAPKYIFQSGIPDQVGGGTVDLVTPKEVTWTSPPEKEEAGTPNLFGVVALIESIKTLKKLDMNRISNYERKLTKYTLERLKTVPNIVIYDDGNVKNKVSIISFNVKGLYHGKVAAILSLEGGIGVRNGCFCAQPYIQKLLKVTEKDIEKYKRDPNLYRAGTVRISYGLYNDFQEVNVLIELLRQIGNNTDYYDYRYRNPPFYSK